One window of Abyssibacter profundi genomic DNA carries:
- a CDS encoding POT family MFS transporter: MTQTSNRMPVGIPYIIGNELAERFSYYGMRAILVVFMTQYLAMSNAEATIWYHEFSIAVYATPFLGALLSDIFLGKYRTIILLSLVYCAGHVVLAVNETREGLALGLGLIAMGSGGIKPCVSAHLGDQFQADKSHLLERVYGYFYLSINVGAFVSTLLTPWLLESLGPNVAFGIPGLLMFLATFIFWLGRDRFVSIKPAGRRFFAEAFAGDGLRAMGKLAIIYFGFIAFFWSLFDQTASTWVIQAQDGLMDKTIDLGIVSFTLLPSQIQAMNPLFILVLVPAFTFLIYPFVRRYVRVPPMRKICFGLFLAASSFFLIGWVQSGMDAGESRSIGWQFLAYLILTAAEVMVSITALEFAYTQAPNAMKSFLLSFYLLSVSLGNVITTVVNHAIIEPLTPVAIETGADTRVLFDDVSIFEVGQKIDLTGESGAVVVAADGSEQAFGGTYMVESIDPNAGALILMNVQREHIATRGVVADEVSVSTYTLAGANYFYFFAWLTVGAAALFMLVSRFFTEKQYIQSLDDAENAPAQ, encoded by the coding sequence ATGACCCAAACAAGCAACCGGATGCCGGTGGGCATTCCCTACATTATTGGTAACGAGCTGGCCGAACGGTTCAGCTATTACGGCATGCGCGCGATTCTCGTCGTGTTCATGACCCAGTACCTCGCCATGTCCAATGCCGAGGCGACGATCTGGTACCACGAGTTCTCCATTGCGGTGTATGCCACCCCGTTCCTCGGCGCGCTGCTGTCGGACATTTTCCTGGGGAAATACCGCACGATCATCCTGCTGTCGCTGGTCTACTGCGCCGGTCACGTCGTGCTCGCGGTCAACGAAACCCGCGAGGGGCTCGCGCTGGGCCTGGGCCTGATCGCCATGGGCTCAGGGGGCATCAAACCTTGCGTCTCTGCGCATCTGGGCGACCAGTTCCAGGCAGACAAGAGCCATTTGCTCGAGCGGGTTTACGGCTACTTCTACCTGTCGATCAACGTTGGCGCGTTTGTATCGACGCTGCTGACACCCTGGCTGTTGGAGTCGCTGGGCCCGAACGTGGCCTTCGGCATCCCCGGCCTGCTCATGTTCCTGGCCACCTTCATCTTCTGGTTGGGACGCGACCGCTTCGTCTCGATCAAACCGGCAGGTCGCCGGTTCTTTGCCGAAGCCTTTGCCGGTGACGGCCTGCGCGCCATGGGCAAACTGGCGATCATCTACTTCGGATTCATCGCCTTCTTCTGGTCGCTGTTTGATCAGACCGCCTCAACCTGGGTGATTCAGGCGCAGGACGGTTTGATGGACAAGACCATCGACCTGGGCATCGTGTCCTTCACCTTGCTGCCGTCTCAAATCCAGGCCATGAACCCCTTGTTCATTCTGGTGCTGGTCCCGGCGTTCACGTTTCTGATCTACCCCTTTGTTCGCCGGTATGTGCGTGTGCCCCCCATGCGCAAGATTTGCTTCGGGCTGTTCCTGGCGGCCAGCTCGTTTTTCCTGATCGGCTGGGTGCAGTCGGGCATGGATGCCGGGGAATCGCGCTCCATCGGGTGGCAGTTTCTGGCGTACCTGATCCTGACCGCCGCGGAGGTCATGGTCTCGATCACCGCGCTGGAGTTCGCCTACACCCAGGCGCCAAACGCCATGAAATCGTTTCTGTTGTCGTTCTACCTGCTCTCGGTTTCGTTGGGCAATGTGATCACCACCGTGGTCAACCACGCCATCATCGAGCCGCTCACACCCGTGGCCATCGAAACCGGTGCGGACACGCGGGTTCTGTTCGACGATGTGAGCATCTTTGAAGTGGGGCAGAAGATTGATCTGACCGGTGAATCCGGAGCGGTCGTCGTCGCGGCCGATGGCAGCGAGCAGGCCTTCGGGGGGACGTACATGGTGGAATCCATCGACCCCAACGCAGGTGCACTCATTCTGATGAATGTGCAGCGTGAGCACATCGCCACCCGCGGGGTCGTGGCTGATGAGGTCAGCGTCTCGACCTATACCCTGGCTGGCGCCAACTACTTCTACTTCTTTGCCTGGCTGACAGTGGGCGCTGCCGCCCTGTTCATGTTGGTCTCTCGATTCTTTACCGAGAAGCAGTACATCCAGTCGCTGGACGACGCGGAAAACGCACCCGCCCAGTGA
- a CDS encoding osmoprotectant NAGGN system M42 family peptidase, which translates to MKRLPIDNEYLRDHLLTLLNIPSPTGFTDEITTYVGKELERLGVPLELTRRGAIRATISGDVSSPDRAVVVHLDTIGAMVRAFKDNGRLEVTPIGTWSARFAEGARCSILLDDGRQLRGTILPLKASGHTFNEEVDTQATSWDNLELRVDEFAYSEADLRKLGIQIGNFLSIDPNPEISESGFINSRHLDDKAGVAALLAATKAIVESGIRPPVDCHLLFTISEEVGYGASAVLHQDVAEMVTIDNATPAPGQNSKETGVTIAIKDQVGPFDYHLTRKLTEICEEHEVRYQRDVFRYYRSDSASAIEAGNDIRTALLCFGVDASHGYERTHLHSLRSLAELLALYIQSRPTFLRDREELAPLEGFPEQTLEQDEGEAN; encoded by the coding sequence GTGAAACGACTTCCGATCGACAACGAGTATCTGCGCGACCACCTGCTCACGTTGCTCAACATCCCTAGTCCCACCGGCTTCACCGACGAGATCACGACCTACGTGGGCAAGGAATTGGAACGTCTCGGCGTGCCGCTGGAATTGACCCGACGCGGCGCCATTCGCGCGACGATTTCCGGCGATGTCAGCAGCCCTGACCGCGCCGTCGTCGTGCACCTGGACACCATCGGCGCGATGGTGCGTGCGTTCAAGGACAACGGCCGGCTCGAGGTCACGCCAATCGGCACCTGGTCCGCGCGCTTCGCCGAAGGCGCACGTTGCTCCATCCTGCTTGACGATGGTCGTCAGCTACGCGGAACCATCCTGCCGCTCAAGGCCTCCGGCCATACCTTCAACGAAGAAGTGGACACCCAGGCCACCAGTTGGGACAACCTCGAACTACGGGTCGACGAGTTCGCTTACAGCGAAGCCGATTTACGCAAGCTGGGTATCCAGATCGGTAATTTCTTGTCCATTGACCCGAACCCGGAGATTTCCGAATCCGGTTTCATCAATTCCCGGCACCTGGATGACAAGGCCGGAGTGGCCGCATTGCTGGCGGCCACCAAGGCCATCGTCGAATCCGGCATTCGTCCGCCGGTGGACTGCCATCTGCTGTTCACCATCTCAGAAGAGGTGGGTTACGGCGCTTCTGCCGTGTTGCACCAGGATGTGGCGGAGATGGTGACCATCGACAATGCCACGCCGGCGCCGGGGCAGAACTCCAAGGAAACCGGCGTGACCATCGCGATCAAGGATCAGGTCGGTCCGTTCGACTATCACCTGACGCGCAAGCTCACCGAGATCTGCGAGGAGCACGAGGTGCGTTACCAGCGCGATGTCTTCCGCTACTACCGGTCGGACTCGGCCTCAGCAATCGAAGCGGGTAACGATATTCGCACCGCGCTGCTGTGCTTCGGCGTGGACGCCTCGCATGGTTACGAACGCACGCATTTGCATTCCTTGCGCTCGCTGGCAGAACTGCTGGCGCTGTACATTCAGAGCCGGCCCACATTTCTTCGCGACCGCGAGGAGCTGGCTCCGCTCGAGGGCTTTCCCGAGCAGACGCTGGAGCAGGACGAGGGCGAGGCGAATTAG
- a CDS encoding phasin family protein, with the protein MEIQVVINDVKGKAETYAAQAQDVFKTSVEVAKQANGIFVGSVQTLAKTESAAAKDLYDAALASFEKAKKAGVKAVANEPVEYLPNGKDRIVTAYSDSVKVVTKARTDLEKVFEKGFDTIQVQLGLKKPAPKKRATTAAKKAPAKTTAATKKAAAGTKTTTKTTAKRTTAAAKKATTSA; encoded by the coding sequence ATGGAAATTCAAGTCGTCATCAATGACGTAAAGGGCAAGGCCGAAACCTACGCGGCTCAGGCTCAGGACGTGTTCAAGACCTCCGTTGAGGTCGCCAAGCAGGCCAACGGCATCTTTGTTGGCAGCGTGCAGACGCTGGCCAAGACCGAGTCCGCTGCCGCCAAGGATCTGTACGACGCTGCGCTGGCCAGCTTTGAAAAGGCCAAGAAGGCCGGCGTGAAGGCCGTGGCCAACGAGCCGGTGGAATACCTGCCGAATGGCAAGGACCGCATCGTGACCGCCTACTCCGATTCCGTGAAGGTCGTCACCAAGGCCCGCACCGATCTGGAAAAAGTGTTCGAAAAGGGCTTCGACACCATCCAGGTTCAGCTGGGCCTGAAGAAGCCGGCTCCGAAGAAGCGCGCCACCACCGCCGCAAAGAAGGCTCCGGCCAAGACCACGGCTGCGACCAAGAAGGCTGCTGCCGGCACCAAGACGACCACCAAGACGACGGCCAAGCGCACGACGGCTGCCGCCAAGAAGGCGACGACGAGCGCCTAA
- a CDS encoding DUF6489 family protein: MIIKIEIDVKPEELRSFLGLPDVVGIQEDILKYVRERMSSSAENFDPSSFVRENVERGGRAWQRVLATAFARAADDIDPEGEAEAARPRRSRRRSSKKPDADE; the protein is encoded by the coding sequence GTGATCATCAAGATAGAAATTGACGTTAAGCCGGAGGAGTTGCGCTCTTTCCTGGGTCTGCCCGACGTCGTGGGTATTCAGGAAGACATCTTGAAGTACGTCCGTGAGCGCATGAGCTCATCGGCGGAAAACTTCGATCCGTCCAGCTTCGTGCGTGAGAACGTGGAGCGGGGTGGCCGTGCCTGGCAGCGCGTCTTGGCCACCGCATTTGCACGCGCCGCCGATGATATCGACCCTGAGGGTGAGGCCGAAGCGGCCCGGCCGCGGCGTTCGCGTCGCCGCAGTTCGAAAAAGCCGGATGCCGACGAGTAG
- a CDS encoding YihY/virulence factor BrkB family protein produces MTDQLKQQVQALLWRSIDPQWPWWQRMGWRTAQLAAALLRELSRGELSMRAMSLVYTTLLSLVPLLALSFSVLKALGVHNSMEPVLLRLLAPLGDKSVELTETVIGFVENIRVGVLGFFGILLLFYTAVSMLQKVEKSFNRIWRIERTRPLARRFGDYLSVLIVGPVLVFSAVGVTASASSNTFLDHLTHLEPLGSLIAFAGRFVPYLLVIAAFTFLYAFIPNTRVKLGAAAGGALLSGLLWESASLAFAEFAASATTYNAVYSSFALLLFLLIWLYVGWLILLVGCQLAFLLQYPNYIRPNTTGSFVGNRTREHLALQLMTLIGQRFVDGAPAMPATELAGETGERPEAVFSVVDRLVAAGLLVEVEGSSMALMPARDLDSLLLSEIIDTVRSDRADEPDDPATPAMSTPVRREIRAYETAIRDALGTRTVRDLVGRPEPTTP; encoded by the coding sequence ATGACTGATCAGCTCAAACAGCAAGTCCAGGCTCTGCTCTGGCGCAGCATCGACCCGCAATGGCCCTGGTGGCAACGCATGGGCTGGCGGACCGCACAACTGGCCGCCGCACTGCTGCGGGAGCTGTCTCGCGGCGAGCTGTCCATGCGCGCGATGAGCCTGGTCTACACGACCCTGTTGTCTCTGGTGCCGCTGTTGGCGTTGTCGTTTTCGGTGCTCAAAGCGTTGGGCGTGCACAACTCGATGGAGCCGGTGCTGTTGCGGTTGTTGGCACCGCTGGGTGATAAGTCGGTTGAACTCACCGAGACCGTGATCGGTTTTGTCGAGAATATTCGCGTCGGCGTGCTCGGGTTCTTCGGCATTCTGCTGCTGTTCTACACCGCGGTGTCGATGCTGCAGAAAGTCGAAAAAAGCTTTAATCGCATCTGGCGTATCGAGCGCACCCGTCCTCTGGCGCGTCGGTTTGGAGACTACCTGTCCGTGCTGATTGTCGGGCCGGTCCTGGTGTTCTCGGCGGTGGGGGTCACGGCCTCGGCCTCGTCGAACACCTTTCTGGACCACCTGACCCATCTGGAGCCGCTGGGCAGTCTCATCGCGTTTGCCGGTCGCTTCGTGCCGTACCTGCTCGTGATTGCGGCGTTTACTTTTCTCTATGCCTTTATCCCCAATACGCGGGTGAAGCTCGGGGCGGCCGCCGGTGGGGCTTTGCTGTCGGGCCTGCTGTGGGAATCGGCCAGCCTGGCCTTCGCCGAGTTTGCCGCGTCGGCCACCACTTACAACGCGGTCTATTCCAGTTTTGCCCTGCTCCTATTCCTGTTGATCTGGCTGTACGTGGGCTGGCTCATCCTGCTGGTCGGCTGTCAGCTGGCCTTTTTGCTGCAGTACCCCAATTACATCCGGCCCAATACCACCGGCAGTTTTGTCGGCAACCGGACGCGCGAGCATTTGGCGTTGCAGTTGATGACGCTGATCGGCCAGCGTTTTGTGGACGGAGCGCCTGCAATGCCGGCAACCGAACTGGCGGGCGAGACCGGTGAACGCCCCGAGGCCGTATTCTCGGTGGTTGATCGGCTGGTTGCCGCCGGCTTGCTGGTGGAGGTCGAAGGGTCGTCCATGGCACTCATGCCTGCGCGCGACCTCGATAGCCTGCTGCTGTCCGAGATCATCGACACGGTGCGGTCGGATCGCGCGGATGAACCCGATGATCCGGCCACCCCGGCTATGAGCACGCCCGTGCGCCGGGAAATTCGTGCTTACGAGACGGCGATTCGCGATGCCCTGGGCACCCGAACCGTTCGG
- a CDS encoding CDP-6-deoxy-delta-3,4-glucoseen reductase has protein sequence MPHQVSIANSDIEFTVEDGESVLDAALRLGLPVPYGCKTGGCGACRARVVEGTVEHVHDPRALSNSERDAGLALLCQAEARSDLTVDVQLLARDGRHKVRSVPARVDVKERISHDVVHLVLQLPKARPFDYLPGQYVDILLRDGRRRSFSIASPPSADNRIEMQLRHVPGGSFVSYVINEMPDCAVLRIQGPLGGFYLRDAPERPAIFIAGGTGFAPIRAMLMDALARGETRPLHLYWGARASHDLYEHELAEQWGRDYPNLHYTPVLSEPADGDGWTGATGFVHEQVVRDFPDCSGCDVYLSGPPVLVESAKRDLADCGLRPERTFYDAFEYAFVTWPEDERPGAAR, from the coding sequence GTGCCCCATCAGGTTTCCATCGCCAATAGTGATATCGAGTTTACCGTTGAAGACGGCGAGTCGGTGCTCGACGCCGCGCTGCGTCTGGGCCTGCCCGTGCCCTACGGCTGCAAGACCGGCGGCTGCGGCGCCTGCAGGGCCCGGGTCGTCGAGGGCACCGTAGAGCATGTGCATGACCCACGCGCACTTTCAAACTCCGAACGGGATGCGGGCCTGGCCCTGCTCTGCCAGGCCGAGGCGCGCAGCGACCTGACCGTCGACGTGCAGCTCCTGGCTCGCGATGGCCGGCACAAAGTGCGCAGCGTACCGGCTCGGGTCGACGTCAAGGAGCGCATCTCGCACGACGTGGTGCATCTGGTGCTGCAACTGCCCAAGGCGCGGCCCTTCGACTATCTGCCGGGTCAGTATGTCGACATCCTGCTGCGCGACGGTCGTCGGCGCAGTTTTTCCATTGCCAGTCCGCCCAGCGCTGACAATCGCATCGAAATGCAGCTACGCCATGTGCCAGGCGGGAGCTTCGTGAGTTACGTCATCAACGAGATGCCCGACTGCGCGGTGCTGCGTATCCAGGGACCACTGGGCGGGTTTTATCTGCGCGATGCGCCCGAGCGACCGGCCATCTTCATCGCCGGCGGCACCGGCTTCGCGCCGATACGCGCCATGCTGATGGACGCGCTGGCCCGTGGTGAAACGCGGCCGCTGCACCTGTATTGGGGCGCACGTGCCAGCCATGACCTGTACGAGCACGAGCTGGCCGAACAATGGGGCCGGGATTATCCGAACCTGCATTACACGCCGGTGCTGTCGGAGCCGGCCGATGGCGATGGCTGGACGGGTGCGACCGGTTTCGTGCATGAGCAGGTCGTCCGCGACTTTCCGGACTGCAGCGGCTGCGATGTGTACCTCAGCGGCCCACCCGTGCTGGTGGAATCCGCCAAGCGGGATCTGGCCGACTGTGGCCTGCGCCCGGAGCGGACGTTCTACGACGCCTTCGAGTACGCGTTTGTCACCTGGCCCGAGGACGAGCGCCCCGGCGCGGCGCGCTAA
- a CDS encoding N-acetylglutaminylglutamine amidotransferase, which translates to MCGLCGEIRFDHRQPDLGAVRAMADAMEPRGPDAGGVWSQGPVALGHRRLKIIDLSDASQQPMIDAQLGLAGVYNGAIYNFRELRAELEAKGYRFFSQGDTEVLLKAYHAWGPDFVQRLNGMFAVVIVSRETGEVFVARDRLGIKPLYYAEVDGGLRFASSLPALVAGGGISRDLDPVALHHYMSFHAVVPAPHTMLQQVRKLPPAHSMRIHPDGRRDMQEYWRPYFGTPEADRNLSFDDWKDRVHASLRQAVDRRLVADVPVGVLLSGGLDSSLIVGLLDEAGQTGLQTFSVGFESVGDMEGDEFKYSKIIADRFQTEHHKLFIESDRMLRELPNAVAAMSEPMVSHDVVGFYLLSQAVSQHVKVVQSGQGADEVFAGYHWYPPMLESTDPVGDYARVFFDRDQAGMARALNPQWLGDDHSRAFVEAHFARTGATRPIDQTLRIDTQIMLVDDPVKRVDNMTMAWGLEARVPFLDHELVELAAQVPAEHKVPGKHILKEIAREVIPHEVIDRPKGYFPVPALKYIRGPVKDMVQDILSQPAARERALFRQDYLDTLFKSPEDHITPLGGSELWQCALLEFWLQSHNL; encoded by the coding sequence ATGTGCGGACTGTGCGGTGAGATTCGATTCGATCACCGGCAGCCGGACCTGGGTGCGGTGCGTGCCATGGCCGATGCCATGGAACCACGAGGACCGGACGCCGGTGGCGTCTGGTCACAAGGCCCCGTCGCGCTTGGGCACCGTCGTCTGAAAATCATCGATTTATCGGATGCCAGCCAGCAGCCGATGATCGACGCCCAGCTGGGACTCGCCGGCGTTTACAACGGCGCCATCTACAACTTCCGCGAACTGCGCGCAGAACTGGAGGCCAAGGGTTACCGGTTCTTCTCGCAGGGTGATACCGAAGTTCTGCTCAAGGCTTACCACGCCTGGGGGCCGGATTTCGTGCAACGGCTCAATGGCATGTTTGCCGTGGTCATCGTCTCGCGTGAGACCGGCGAGGTGTTCGTCGCCCGAGACCGTTTGGGGATCAAGCCGCTGTACTACGCCGAAGTCGACGGCGGCCTGCGCTTCGCGTCCTCGTTGCCAGCACTGGTTGCCGGTGGCGGCATCAGCCGGGATCTGGACCCGGTCGCGTTGCATCACTACATGAGCTTCCATGCCGTGGTGCCGGCCCCACACACCATGCTCCAGCAGGTCCGCAAACTGCCGCCGGCGCATAGCATGCGCATCCACCCGGACGGCCGTCGTGACATGCAGGAATACTGGCGGCCGTATTTCGGCACGCCAGAAGCCGATCGCAATCTCAGTTTCGATGACTGGAAGGATCGCGTTCATGCCAGCCTGCGCCAGGCGGTTGATCGCCGTCTGGTGGCCGATGTGCCCGTGGGCGTGCTCTTGTCCGGCGGCCTGGATTCCAGCCTGATCGTCGGCCTGCTAGACGAAGCCGGTCAGACCGGCTTGCAGACTTTCTCCGTGGGCTTCGAAAGCGTCGGCGACATGGAGGGTGACGAGTTCAAATACTCCAAGATCATCGCCGACCGCTTCCAAACCGAACATCACAAGCTGTTTATCGAATCCGACCGCATGCTGCGTGAGCTGCCCAATGCTGTGGCGGCCATGTCGGAGCCCATGGTCAGCCATGATGTCGTCGGCTTTTACCTGCTGTCGCAGGCGGTGTCCCAGCACGTCAAGGTGGTGCAAAGCGGGCAGGGTGCTGATGAGGTGTTCGCCGGCTATCACTGGTACCCGCCGATGCTGGAGTCCACCGATCCGGTGGGCGACTACGCGCGTGTCTTCTTCGACCGCGACCAGGCCGGCATGGCCCGTGCGCTGAATCCGCAGTGGTTGGGCGACGACCACAGCCGCGCCTTTGTCGAGGCGCATTTTGCCCGGACGGGTGCCACGCGCCCCATTGATCAAACCCTGCGCATCGACACCCAGATCATGCTCGTCGATGACCCCGTCAAACGCGTGGACAACATGACCATGGCCTGGGGCTTGGAGGCACGCGTGCCCTTCCTAGATCACGAGTTGGTGGAGCTGGCCGCGCAGGTGCCGGCCGAGCACAAGGTGCCGGGCAAGCACATTCTCAAGGAGATCGCCCGCGAGGTGATTCCCCATGAGGTCATCGACCGACCCAAGGGCTATTTCCCGGTGCCGGCGCTCAAGTACATCCGGGGGCCGGTCAAGGACATGGTGCAGGATATTCTGAGCCAGCCGGCAGCCCGAGAACGCGCGCTGTTCCGGCAGGATTATCTCGATACCCTGTTCAAGTCGCCGGAGGATCACATCACGCCGTTGGGCGGGTCCGAACTCTGGCAATGCGCCCTGCTCGAATTCTGGCTGCAGTCACATAACCTGTAA
- the ngg gene encoding N-acetylglutaminylglutamine synthetase, whose amino-acid sequence MSDRKRVGHRFDRSRAPSLQWGGQRRGPDGEIPKDGIILDCGWGRLVFAHTFSEPADVAQALREERTGRRDIAFYIRDPHVVLAYAPQELFLDPSHTFRLWLNHVPRQPASPRGFIVRQMTTSADAEGILRLYKQRRMVPTPPDFLWDNRKNRRLVYLVAEEVGTGRIVGTATGVDHSEAFDDPENGSSLWCLAVDRDCQMPGVGQAVVLQLAQTFLARGRAYMDLSVLHDNTQAIGLYEKLGFQRVPVFTVKRKNPINHALFIGPDDEDRLNPYASIITTEAKRRGIRVKIIDADEAYFSLSHGGRQIVCRESLSDLTTAIAMSRCDNKRVTSRLLRDAGLEVPLQQVAGDPAENAAFLAEHGSVVVKPARGEQGAGISVDVRDPQVLRAAVKEARTICETVLLETFHSGDDLRIIVIDHRVVAAALRKPPVIRGTGQHTVTQLIDKLSRRRAAATEGESRIPMDAETRRCVEHAGLTMDSVLEAGERLTVRKTANLHTGGTLHDVTDQLSAHLRDVAITASRALDIPVVGLDLLVPRPEGEDYVIIEANERPGLANHEPQPTAQRFVDLLFPETAESARQLHAHQAS is encoded by the coding sequence ATGTCGGATCGAAAGCGCGTAGGACACCGGTTCGACCGGTCCAGAGCCCCTTCGCTGCAATGGGGCGGGCAGCGACGCGGCCCGGACGGCGAAATCCCCAAGGACGGCATCATCCTGGACTGCGGCTGGGGACGGCTGGTTTTCGCGCACACCTTTAGTGAACCGGCCGATGTCGCGCAGGCCCTGCGTGAAGAGCGGACCGGGCGGCGTGATATCGCCTTCTACATCCGCGATCCGCACGTCGTGCTGGCCTATGCGCCGCAGGAGCTGTTTCTCGATCCGTCGCACACCTTCCGGCTGTGGCTGAATCATGTGCCGCGTCAGCCCGCCAGCCCGCGCGGGTTCATCGTGCGCCAGATGACGACCTCGGCCGATGCCGAAGGCATTCTGCGGCTGTACAAGCAGCGGCGCATGGTGCCGACACCACCGGATTTCCTATGGGACAACCGCAAGAACCGGCGGTTGGTGTACCTGGTGGCGGAGGAGGTCGGAACCGGGCGCATCGTCGGCACGGCTACAGGCGTCGACCATAGCGAGGCCTTCGATGACCCCGAGAACGGCTCCAGCCTCTGGTGCCTGGCCGTTGATCGGGATTGTCAGATGCCCGGCGTGGGCCAGGCCGTGGTCCTGCAGTTGGCCCAAACCTTTCTGGCGCGTGGCCGGGCCTATATGGACCTGTCCGTGCTGCACGACAACACCCAGGCCATTGGTCTGTATGAAAAGTTGGGGTTCCAGCGCGTGCCGGTGTTCACCGTCAAGCGCAAGAATCCCATCAACCATGCGCTGTTCATCGGGCCCGATGATGAGGACCGGCTCAACCCCTACGCCAGCATCATTACCACCGAAGCCAAGCGTCGCGGGATTCGGGTCAAGATCATCGATGCCGACGAGGCCTATTTCAGCCTGTCTCATGGCGGGCGGCAGATTGTTTGCAGGGAGTCGCTGAGCGACCTGACCACGGCCATTGCCATGAGTCGCTGCGACAACAAGCGCGTGACGTCACGGTTGCTGCGTGATGCCGGGCTCGAGGTGCCTCTGCAGCAGGTGGCGGGAGACCCCGCCGAGAATGCCGCGTTTCTGGCCGAGCATGGCTCGGTGGTCGTCAAGCCCGCGCGGGGTGAGCAGGGTGCCGGCATCTCTGTGGATGTGCGTGACCCCCAGGTGCTTCGGGCCGCCGTGAAGGAAGCGCGCACGATCTGTGAAACCGTGCTGCTGGAAACCTTCCACAGCGGAGATGACCTGCGGATTATCGTGATCGACCATCGCGTGGTCGCCGCGGCCCTGCGTAAGCCGCCGGTGATTCGCGGGACGGGGCAGCACACGGTCACCCAACTCATCGACAAACTGTCCCGCCGGCGGGCCGCCGCCACCGAGGGCGAAAGCCGTATCCCGATGGACGCCGAGACCCGTCGCTGTGTCGAACATGCGGGACTGACCATGGACTCGGTGCTTGAAGCCGGCGAGCGTCTGACCGTTCGCAAGACGGCCAATTTACACACTGGCGGTACGCTGCATGATGTGACCGACCAGTTGTCCGCACATCTGCGAGATGTTGCGATTACCGCCAGCCGTGCGCTCGATATTCCCGTCGTAGGGCTTGATCTGCTTGTCCCGCGCCCCGAGGGAGAGGACTACGTCATCATTGAGGCCAACGAGCGACCCGGGCTGGCCAATCATGAGCCACAGCCCACCGCGCAGCGGTTCGTGGATCTGCTCTTTCCCGAAACAGCGGAATCCGCGCGCCAGTTGCACGCACACCAAGCTTCCTGA
- a CDS encoding SDR family oxidoreductase: MSLLIIGCGDTGRRVAMLAQAAGQHCVGIVRTAESARRLAADGLEARILDLDGDVATLPMADRVLICAPPPRQGEQDTRLQRVLAALQRPLQRLVYISTSGVYGDHGGAWVDETAELRPTTPRALRRADAERQLQVWSEQTGVSVCRLRVPGIYGPGRLPVQRLQRGLPVIRPAEAPWSNRIHVEDLARVCWLALTAERIEPVYNVSDGQPSTMTEYFLTCARLLNLPEPPQIPLAQAEQSLGAQAASFVRESRRLRTQRLREGLGFEPIYPDLVDGVTASLGDDSRQKNL, from the coding sequence ATGAGCCTGCTGATTATCGGATGTGGCGATACCGGGCGACGTGTGGCGATGCTCGCCCAGGCAGCGGGTCAGCACTGCGTGGGGATTGTCCGCACCGCCGAGTCGGCGCGGCGTTTGGCGGCTGATGGATTGGAAGCACGGATTCTCGACCTCGACGGCGATGTCGCGACGCTGCCGATGGCCGATCGCGTGCTGATCTGCGCGCCTCCGCCGAGACAGGGCGAGCAGGATACGCGTCTTCAACGCGTGTTGGCCGCGCTGCAGCGGCCGCTCCAGCGGCTTGTATACATCAGCACATCGGGTGTTTATGGCGATCATGGCGGCGCCTGGGTCGATGAGACCGCCGAACTGCGGCCGACCACCCCGCGCGCACTGCGACGGGCCGATGCCGAACGACAGCTGCAGGTCTGGTCGGAACAGACCGGGGTCTCGGTGTGTCGCCTGCGGGTGCCGGGCATCTACGGACCCGGACGCCTGCCGGTCCAGCGCCTGCAGCGTGGCCTGCCCGTGATCCGCCCGGCTGAAGCGCCGTGGAGCAATCGGATTCATGTTGAGGATCTGGCTCGCGTCTGCTGGTTGGCCCTGACAGCCGAGCGGATCGAGCCGGTCTACAACGTCAGCGATGGCCAGCCGTCGACCATGACCGAGTATTTCCTGACCTGCGCCCGCCTGCTGAATCTGCCTGAACCGCCGCAAATCCCCTTGGCGCAGGCTGAACAAAGCCTGGGCGCGCAGGCCGCCTCGTTCGTGCGCGAATCCCGTCGTCTGCGGACGCAGCGGTTGCGCGAAGGCCTTGGATTTGAACCGATTTATCCGGATTTAGTGGATGGTGTCACCGCGAGTCTCGGCGACGATTCCAGGCAAAAAAATCTTTAA